The nucleotide window AAAGATATTGCCGACATGTGGATTCATGAGTCCTTTACCAACTACTCCGAAAGCCTGTTCACCGAATGCCAGTACGGCCTGAAAGCAGCCAATGAGTATGTGACAGGTACCCGTAAGAACATCAAAAATGATATTCCCATCATCGGGCCTTACGGCGTTAATACCGAAGGTAGCGGCGATATGTATTACAAAGGAGGTAATATGATCCATACCATCCGCCAGATCATGAACAATGATGAAGCTTTCCGTCAGATGCTGAGAGGATTAAACAAAACCTTCTACCATCAGACCGTTACCACACAGGAAGTGGAGCGTTATATGAGCAATGCCGTTGGCTTTGACCTGGGCCGTGTGTTTGACCAATACCTGCGTGATACAACCATTCCTACACTGGAATACCGTATCATTGGCCAGCAGGTCCAATATCGCTGGGTGACAGATGTGAAAGACTTCAATATGCCGGTAAAGGTAAAACTTAGTGAAAGTGGCTACAAGCTGATCTATCCGGGTACCAGCTGGCGTACAGCCAGCATCAGCCTGCCAGATCCCAATCAGTTTGAAGTGGACAAGAATTTTTATATTAATGTAAGAAAGAGAGCTGCCACCGACAACAAACCATAACGGTGATGAATGCTGATACTTCTGATGCTCCTGATAAGCGAAGATCTACAGGTAAATAATAAAGCAAAGAACCCATTGATCATTACATCAATGGGTTCTTTGTTTATGTCTTCGCTTATCAGGAGCATCAGAAGTATCAGCATTCATCACCGTTAGTGTTTCAGCAGTTTAAATGCATGCCCGCTACTATCATTCAGGAAGCCGTAGGCAGACCATAAAACGGCCAGTGGCTCTATGCTGCGGCTCATTTCAATTTTACCTACGTCGGCGATATCATACCAGCCGATTTCGTTAAGCAGGTTGATAACGGTTTGTTTGGCTTCCTGCTGGTTGCCTGCAATAAACATGGTGGGGGACCCTTCTTCAAAATTGGGAGACAGCATGTGCTGGTAGCCTATGCAGCTGAGCGCCTTCACCACATTGGCATCCGGAGGGAGCCAGGCCTGTATTTGTTCGCCGGCTGAGTTGGTATGTCCTATGACCAGGTTGAGCCGGCCGTTTTCATCGGGGCCTTTGCCATCTACCGGGTTGGTAACATCCACTACCGTCTTTCCTTTAAAGTTCCAGATACCGGCGGCTTCGATGGCTTTTTTAGTGCCGATCCAGCTGGTACAGATGATAATGAGTTCTCCAAATTCCGACGCTTGTCTGAAAGTGCCGGCGGCGGCGGGTTTTCCATGTTCCTTTATCCACTGCTGCAAAGCTTCTCTTGAAGGATTGCGGGTACCAATAGTAATCTGGTGGCCTGTCTGGATAAGTCCTTTTCCCAGTGTCAGTCCAACTGGGCCACTGCCAAGGATGCCGATTTTCATGACCGCGGAAGTATTTGGTGAACTATGAAGTTACTGTATTTAAAGATTGGATGGCGGGGTTATTTGGTTTATTTAACCTTCTTCTAAGCGAAAACAGGCTGTTGCGTGTTGAGAGAAAAATTTTCTTTCCCTCAACATGCAACAGCCATCAATCAAATAATCGAAATATCACATAATCAAATTCCCAAATCTCTCAGGTATCCCAGGAACTTCTGCACACCCTGGCGTTTGGCCGGTGTAATGGGATAACTCAGGTTGTGTACGTAGTAGGTGGTAAGATCGTATACGTCGTATGGATTTTCGGCTACTACGGCCGGAATATTTTTGATACCGATACCAGTGGCATCGTTGAATTGTTTTGTAAACTCAGCTGGCAATGGTTTGTTGCTGATCCATGCGGCAAACACGAAAGGCAGGCTGGTAAAGCGCACCCAGTGCTCTGCCAGGTCATAGATGAAAGGCGATACTTTCCTTTGTGCCAGGGCACGGTCGCCGATTACGAGGCCTGCGTCGGTGCCTTTTATTTTATCCTGATAGTCGCCGGTGGTGGCCACCAGTTCAACATCTAGCTTCCAGTATTCCCTGACCAGTATTTTCAGGAGGGCTACAGAAGTACGGCTCTGGTAGTCGAGGTAGATACGCTTTATCTCGTTCAGCGGTACTTCGCTATAGAGACAAACAGAGGCCACCGGACCTTCTGCGCCAATACCATAATCTGCAATAATATAATGTTCTTTCAGTTTAGGGATAATAGCTACTGGCACCAGGGCCACATCTACCTCTCCATCTATCAGCTGCTGGGCTATTTTAGAAGGATAATCCACTGACAATTCCATCTGGTCCATTACCGGATGATTCCTGAATCCGTATAACAAAGGCTTCGTATTCAAATAACTTACAGCCGCAACTTTTACTTTCCGTTCCAATTTCAGTAATTTTGAAGCTGCAAAAGTAACTAAATCCCGGATAACAAGTTCCAAATCCAAAATTCCCCCTGGAGGCAGGTGGTGAGGAAGGGCTTATTTTCCGACAACCTGGTAAATTGTAATAACTGGAATACATATATTATGCAACTACAACCATTAACTGCCATTTCCCCGCTGGATGGGCGCTATCGCAAGCAACTGGACGAGCTGGCGAATTATTTTTCTGAATTTGCGTTGATCCGTTACCGTGTGATGGTAGAGGTGGAATATTTTATTGCACTGGCAGAACAGAAGCTGTTTACTTTACCCAAAGCCAAAGTTCCTGCCCTGCGCAAGATTTATCAGGAGTTCACCATCGAACATGCCCAGCTGATCAAAGACACTGAAAAGATCACTAACCACGACGTGAAGGCAGTGGAATACTTCCTGAAAAATGAATTGAAGAACCTTGGCCTGGAAGACAAACTGGAATGGGTGCACTTTGGTCTTACCTCCCAGGATGTAAACAATACCGCTACCCCCCTGCTTTGGAAAGACGCTGTAGAGCATGTATATATGCCGGCGCTGGCCAACATGATACTGGCACTGAAGAAGATGGGAGAATCCTGGATGAAAGTCCCCATGCTGGCACGTACCCACGGGCAGCCTGCTTCTCCTACCATTCTGGGTAAGGAAATACTGGTATTTGTAGAAAGACTGGAAGGCCAGATCAAGCTGCTGGGCGACATTCCGTTTGCAGCCAAGTTTGGCGGTGCTACCGGTAACTTCAACGCACACTATGTAGCTTTCCCTAAAATCAACTGGGAAAAATTCGGGGAGAAGTTTGTAAACAATACCCTGGGGCTGCAAAGAATGAAGTATACCACGCAGATTGAGCACTACGATAACATCGCTGCCCAGTTTGATACGCTCAAAAGAATCAACAATGTGCTGATGGACTTCTGCCGCGACGTGTGGACATACATCTCCATGGATTATTTCAAACAGAAGATCAAAAAGAATGAAGTAGGTTCTTCTGCGATGCCGCATAAAGTGAACCCGATCGATTTTGAAAATGCCGAAGGTAACCTGGGCCTTGCTAATGCACTGTTTGAGCACCTGAGCGCCAAACTGCCTGTTTCCCGTTTACAACGTGACCTGACCGATTCTACCGTACTCCGTAACATCGGCGTTCCATTCGGGCATACACTGCTGGCCACCAAGTCTATTCAGAAAGGTCTCGACAAACTGATCCTCAACGAAGCCAAACTGAAGGAAGATCTGGAGAACAACTGGGCCGTAGTAGCGGAAGCTATCCAAACTGTATTGCGCCGTGAAAACTACCCACAGCCATATGAAGCCCTGAAAGAGCTGACCCGTGGCGGTGAGCAGATCACCCAGAAGAGCATGCATAAATTCATCGATGGACTGAAAATCAGTGCTGCACTGAAAAAAGAACTGAAAGCCATTACGCCGCACAACTATACCGGCCTGTGGTCGATGTAAAAAACATTTAGGGATTTTTTGATTTACGATTTTGAGATTTGTAAATCCCTAAATCGTAAATCAAAAAATCCCTAATCAATATGACTCCCGAAAGCGTAAGACAGCTTTACTGTCTTATTTCGATATTTTCTTCTGCGACCCTTCCGGCCACGGTTACACGGGCAATATATTTTCCGGTTGATAAACCGGTCAGACATATCAGTTGCCCCGCTGATATACTGCTTGGCGCAATTGGGACCATGCGCACAGGTGAGTGATGATTGTCAAATATTGTCAGCAGTAAATTCTCCTGTACTTCCACTCCTTCCAGCTTCACAAAGAGATGACTACTGTTGTCCTGTTGTTGTATTATAGTACATGGTAGCTTATTATTGATAGCTACTGCTCCCACGGTTTGTTGAATAAATAACATCAAGCTCCATAAGTTCATAATAATGATCTTTTATGATGAACAATACCTTAAAGGCGTTGTACGGAGTTTTTCCAGGGAGATGATTATGGTAACATACCCGGCTAATATGGGCTGTAA belongs to Chitinophaga sp. HK235 and includes:
- the purB gene encoding adenylosuccinate lyase; its protein translation is MQLQPLTAISPLDGRYRKQLDELANYFSEFALIRYRVMVEVEYFIALAEQKLFTLPKAKVPALRKIYQEFTIEHAQLIKDTEKITNHDVKAVEYFLKNELKNLGLEDKLEWVHFGLTSQDVNNTATPLLWKDAVEHVYMPALANMILALKKMGESWMKVPMLARTHGQPASPTILGKEILVFVERLEGQIKLLGDIPFAAKFGGATGNFNAHYVAFPKINWEKFGEKFVNNTLGLQRMKYTTQIEHYDNIAAQFDTLKRINNVLMDFCRDVWTYISMDYFKQKIKKNEVGSSAMPHKVNPIDFENAEGNLGLANALFEHLSAKLPVSRLQRDLTDSTVLRNIGVPFGHTLLATKSIQKGLDKLILNEAKLKEDLENNWAVVAEAIQTVLRRENYPQPYEALKELTRGGEQITQKSMHKFIDGLKISAALKKELKAITPHNYTGLWSM
- a CDS encoding NADPH-dependent F420 reductase, giving the protein MKIGILGSGPVGLTLGKGLIQTGHQITIGTRNPSREALQQWIKEHGKPAAAGTFRQASEFGELIIICTSWIGTKKAIEAAGIWNFKGKTVVDVTNPVDGKGPDENGRLNLVIGHTNSAGEQIQAWLPPDANVVKALSCIGYQHMLSPNFEEGSPTMFIAGNQQEAKQTVINLLNEIGWYDIADVGKIEMSRSIEPLAVLWSAYGFLNDSSGHAFKLLKH
- a CDS encoding menaquinone biosynthetic enzyme MqnA/MqnD family protein, which produces MERKVKVAAVSYLNTKPLLYGFRNHPVMDQMELSVDYPSKIAQQLIDGEVDVALVPVAIIPKLKEHYIIADYGIGAEGPVASVCLYSEVPLNEIKRIYLDYQSRTSVALLKILVREYWKLDVELVATTGDYQDKIKGTDAGLVIGDRALAQRKVSPFIYDLAEHWVRFTSLPFVFAAWISNKPLPAEFTKQFNDATGIGIKNIPAVVAENPYDVYDLTTYYVHNLSYPITPAKRQGVQKFLGYLRDLGI